GGCTGGGAAGAGCCGCTGGAGCGCATCCATCGCGGGGTCAATGTTCGCGCACAGCCCTGCGAGGACGCCACTGGTTTTTCTCTCGACCGCCCGGACGCGGTGCCTCAGCCAAAGGAAGTTCAATGAATGACGGCACTCAAACTCAAATAGTAGAGACTGCAATGAACCAAAACGTGATTATCGAGTGGGCGCCTTTTGAATTGGCGGAAGGTTTCGATGAGAAAACCCTGCTGCAGGCGTCCGAAACTCTTCAAAGAGAATTCTTGAGCAAGCAAAGGGGATTTATCCGGCGCGAGCTTCTGAAGGGGAAGAACAATCAGTGGGTCGATCTGGTCTATTGGCAAAGCCGGGAAGACGCCGAACAAGCCGCTAAGAATGTCGCGGAGAGCGCGGTGTGCCGGCATTATTTTCAGTGCATGCTCGCCGCGGATCATGACGATCCGGGCGCCGGCGTTTTGCATTTCGAGCGCATTGAGACGTATCCCGCATAAAAATGAGCGCACCCATCAAAACCCTCGCCTGTTCCGGCTGCCAAGCCCTGGTGCCGGATATTGACGGCCCGAGTCATCCGAATCTCGGCGCCTCGCCCGGCTGCTGGGTCATCTACGGCGAGTGCTGGCAAAAGCATACGGCGAGTATCGCCATCCCGCCGTGCATCGCCTGAGGGTCGACGCGTACGCGGTTCAGCATCCGGGCGTGCCGTCGCGACAAGCTATTCAATCCGTCGCGGTTCATTTGATCAGCTTGTTTCTCCTCAGCGAGCGCCGATTTGAAATTGCCAAGATGAGGGAAGCGATGCGGGGCGCGCTGAAACATTGCGACCATTTCGTGTGGCTGGCGCCGCCGGCATAGTTGGCAAACATGACGATTCTCGACGTCACAAGAGCGCAAAGCTTGCAGGAACACAGCCGGCGCGTGCAAGCATGGGCGGAGTCGGTTTGGCAGGCGTGGTCGCCGCATCACGCGACTATTCGGCGTTGGGCGCACTCGTCGCAACGCATGGCAATCGGACCAGCGAACAGGAAGGGAATATGTCTCACCCCAACATGATCGTGGAATCAAGCAATGCCATTGCTTTGATGTTGTTGCCTCTGGCGGCGGCGCAGCAAAACAAGAAAATGCGCGCCGCGGCAGCGTACGAAACACCTGCAGCACCGTTGTCGCTGCCGAAGAGCAGTGATCTGACCAGGTACCGTAAAGGGGGCAGAGTCAGACTGGCGCCCGATCCTGTGCAAAATCGTTGGGAATTGGCCGCCCCAAGTCCGGCCCTGCACTGAGGAGATTCGCTGATGTGCCTCTGCAAGAAACAAATCACAGTCCGCCGAACCGCTGCGGCGCCCGCGGGCGCGCTCGTCCTTTTGCTGGCCGGTGGCTTGCCACCGCTGCTCGCTCAAGCCGAATCCGTGACATGGCGCTTTCTGGGCTTGCGAGGAAAAACCGTCCAGCAGTTGCGGCTGCATGATCAACATCTCTATGCGGCGACCATCACCGGCCTGTATCGAAAAGATCTTCGTGTGGCCGATACCTCGTGGACGCCGATCGGGCTGCAAGGCAAACGGGCCAGGGCGCTGCTCATTTTTGATACGGATACCCTGCTTGCTTCGACGCAGTTCGATACGGTTTCTCTTTACCGCACTACGGATGCCGGCGCGACCTGGTCATCCTACCAGAATGGCTTTGGCGGCGAGTATGCGGAATCCGTTCTGGCCATCGAGCGTCATGCGCAACAGCCGCACATTCTCTTTGCCACCGGCGCGACGGTTGTGGCAAGATCGCGCGATCGGGGTGAGAGTTGGCAGATCAGTCATGGCAGTTGGGGCGGGCTGGCCACAGGAGTCAATTTCATCACGATCGACGCCAACGATCCCCAAATAATCTGGGTGGGCGGACAGAATTCAATCGAGGAAGCCTTTCTGTGGAAATCGGAAGATGCCGGCGCGAGCTGGCGGGAATGGCCCCGCATCGTCGATGAGGTCAGCACCGGGAAAACGGTTGTGATTCATCCGCAAGATTCGAAGACCGTCTATGCGGGATTGGAAAGCTACATTTTGAAAACAACGGACGGCGGCGAGACGTGGGAGGAAATTCTTGCCGAAGACGGCCGCTTCTTCTTCGGCCTCGCGATCAATCCAGGACGGCCCGAGCGCATTTACACCGCGTCGTGGTTCAAGACCTCCGATCCACAACCGCTTATCGTTTACCTCAGCGACGATGCCGGCGAAAGCTGGCGGGAAGTTCACGAAAAGACTGCACAATTCGGCGGCGTGTGGGATTTGCTGCATGTCAACGAAGGCATGACCGACAGACTGTATCTGGGACTGGACAAAGGCGGCGTGTATGAATTCGTCGCCGATCTGGCCACCGAGGTTGATGATGATCCCACCATCATTTCGACCTTCAAGCTGGAACAAAACTATCCCAATCCGCTCAATCCGGAGACGGTTATCGCGTTTTCACTTCCGAAGACGGAATTGGCAAGGCTGAAGATTTACGACGCTTTGGGCCGTGAAGTCGCCACCCTGACGAATCATGTGATGGCCGCGGGCGAGCATCAAATCCGCTGGCGCAGCAATGGCCTGGCCTCCGGCGTTTACTTCTACCGCCTGCAGGCGGGAAATCTCGCAGCGGTCAAGAAGATGATCATCTTGCAGTAGTATCCCAAAGCGCCTCAACGATGAAAGAAATCGACTACAACAGCATTGCGGAAATTTACGATCTCTACGTCACCGCGGATTATGACATTCCGTTTTTCCTGTCGGAAATCAAGCCGGTGCAAGGCCCGATTCTCGAACTGATGGCCGGAACCGGACGGCTGTCGCTGCCCTTGATCGAGGCCGGCGCGAAGCTGACTTGCGTGGACAGTTCGAGCGCCATGCTCGACGTCTTGTCGCGGAAATTGCAGCAGCGCGGATTGCGCGCTGAGGTGGTTTGCGCGGATGTATGTCAATTAAGTTTGCCGGCGCGCTTCGAGCTTGCCATTCTGCCTTTTCAAGCGTTCATGGAAATCATTGGCGAGGAAAATCAACGCGCGGCGCTGGCAGCCGTGTGTAAATGTCTCGCGCCCGGCGGGCGGTTCATTTGCACGTTGCACCATCCGGCGATCCGTCGCAAGCAAGTCGATGGTTTGCTGCATTTCGTTGGTCACTTTCCAACGAAGGATGGAACGTTGGTGGTATCGGGTTTCGAGCAAGGTGGGAACCCGGTGGTTTCGCGCCAGCAGTTTTTCGAGTTCTTCGACGGCGATGGGCGCCTGCGCGAGAAACGGCTGCTGCAGATGAAATTTGCATTTGTGGAGAAAGGCGATTTCGAACAAATGGCACAAAGCGCGGGCTTTCGCATCGTGCAACTCTACGGCAGCTACGACCGCGCCCAGTTCGATCCGGCGCAAAGCCCGGTGATGATCTGGGTGCTGGAAAAGTGAATCAAAAGCTGGCATCGCGTAATCGACAGCGCAGGAATACCAAACAACTGCGCCGTCCGCGCGAAAGAAATCCGCAACGAAAGCTCGACCAGGAGAAGCTTCGGATGGATTCGCAGAATTTTTCCATTGCATTTGAGATATTGAAGATTCCCCCTGGTCAGCCCGGTCTATTTCAGCGGTGGCTACCCGGGATTATTGCTCTGCGAGCGCCGAATCAGTCGGGCCACGTTTTTTTGCAGGCGAGGCAGCTCGCCGCTTTGGCCGCGGATGAGCTGGACTTCTTTCACCATTTGCCAGGCAGCGGCAAAGCGGCCCGCGTCTCCCACCTCTTGCCAAAATGCAATGTCGAAGGAGCGGTCACTGTGTTGTTCAAGAGTCGCGACGCGCGACATGATGACGCGAGGTTTCGGCTGCTCGGTTTCGTTCAACGATTCGCTCATGATCCACGTTTGCCCTGGTATGGCTCAGGCTTCTTTCTATTTGGCGACTTCCAGCCGGTGTGCATCAAGCAGATCTTGTTCCCGGCCGGCAGCTTTTTTGGCGCGCAGGGTATGCTCATAACTCAGAACAAATGCCTTTTGATCTTCATAGGTGGTGCTGACACGGTTTTCCCACGCGTCGGCGAAATCGAGGCCAACGACGTCCACAATGATGTCGATGCGATTCGGCTCAATGCCCATTTGGAAGACCACGTCCGGATTGCACAAATCGGCCACAGTTAAACCGGCCAAGGGTGCGCCGAACTTTGCCAGTGCGTCCCATACCTTCCTGGCATTTTCCGGCGTTGGTTCTGCCCAAATATCCAAATCTATTGTGTAACACGGCTCCGTGTGATAAATCACGGCATATGCGCCAACGATCAGATAGCGCGCGCCGGTTTCATTCAGACATTGCAGCAGATCCCGATAGTCTCGATTGCCGTTCATTGAGTCCTCATCTTTGAGCAAAAATGGCAAAAAAAACCAACCTGCACAAGCTATATTTCCAGGGACTCGCGCAGGTTCAGGCTTGTCAGCAACGAATTTTCTCGCAGGCGAAGGATTAAGGAATCCTAATCTTTTGGCGTTTCACACTCAGAATCGAGTTCCGGAAGGCTGCCAACCATGAAAGCACGAAGAAGCAAATGTCATGAGGTCAAGCTTTGCCCAGGATCTTTGCGACGCAATTCTTGCGGCAGCTTGCGAGTTTCCAATCAAAAACCAGCAGGAGTTCCAAAATCGACGGCAAACTAGATCAGACTCACCGCCGCGAGGCTGCACCGGTGCGCCGATTGCCCACGGCGCAAGTGCAGCACGCCGTGAGCGTTCTGTGCGACGCCTTTCACGATTACCCCGTCATGCGGTATGTCATCGGACCGGTTGATGGTGATTATGATCGTCGCCTGCACACGCTGGTCAGCTTTTTCGTCATGGCGCGCGTGTGGCGGGAGGAGCCGATCCTGGGCATAAGCGACGGTGAAGAGTTGGTCGCCGCGGCAACTCTCACGTTGCCCGGGAAACGGCAACCGCCCGCCGAGTTTGCCCGGCTGCGCGCGTCGGTGTGGCGCGAATTGGGCGAAGCCGCGCGCCAGCGCTACGAGGCTTTCAGTGCAGCCACGCAGGCATTTGATCCTGGCCGGCCGCATCATCATCTCAGCATGATTGGCGTGCGGCAATCGCATCTTGGCCGCGGTCTAGCTCGCCAGCTTCTCGCGGCGGTGCATGCGATGTCGGAAGAGGATCCGGCTTCGCAGGGCGTGGCGCTGACCACAGAGAACGCGCGGAATGTTTCCCTCTATGAGCATTTCGGTTACCGCGTCGTGGGGCATGCCCGCGTCGCTGCGCGCCTCGAAACGTGGGGCTTCTTTCGCCCCAGGGGAGAAACCGAAGGCAGGCGATCAGCACCACGAGGGAAGTAATAGACAACTTTGGCAGCAGCACAATGCTCAGTCCAACAACAATTTCTTCAGGAATCTCCATGGAGACGATGGCCCTGCGTGCCGCGGAGCTGTCAGCAGCGAATGCGGATTTGCGCCGCGAGATCAGCGAGCGCATCAAGGCGGAACAGGCCCTGCGCGCCAGCGAAGAGCGGCTGCGCGCGATTACCAATGCGCTTCCCGATCTTCTGTTTGTCCTGGATGAAGACGGGCGCTACCTTGATGTGCTGACTGCCGAAGAGAATCTCCTGTACACGCCTGCGGAGAGACTCAAGGGCCGGCTGTTGCACGAGGTTTTTCCCGAGCCGCAGGCCTCCCGCTTTTGGGAGTGCGTGCGCACCACCATCGCCACCGATCGCTCGCAGGTGTTGGAGTATGAATTGGAGGTGCCCGCGGGCCGGCGCTGGTTCGAGGGCCGGACCGCGCCGCTGCGCCGCAGCCTCAACGGCAAGCAGAGCATCGTGTTCGTGGCGCGCGACATTACCGACCGCAAGCGCGCCGAGGAGCTGCAAACGCAGAACCTGTACTTGCGCGAAGAAATCCGCAAAGAGTTCAACTTTGGGCCGGTGGTGGGCGAAAGTCCGGCCATGCAGTCGGTCTTCCGCTGTGCGGAAATGGTGGCTGCCACGGATGCCACGGTGTTGCTGCTGGGCGAAACCGGCACGGGCAAGGAGTTGATGGCCCGCGCCATTCACCATCTCAGCAATCGCAAAGATCACATCATGGTCAAAGTCAACTGCGGCGCGTTGCCGGCCAGCCTGGTCGAAAGCGAGTTGTTCGGCCATGAGAAAGGCGCCTTCACCGGCGCCACCGCGCTGCGCCGGGGACGCTTCGAGTTGGCGCATCAAGGTGCCATTTTTCTCGACGAAATCGGCGAGCTGCCGCTCGACACCCAGGTGAAACTGTTGCGCGTGTTGCAGGAGCAGGAATTCGAGCGAGTGGGCGGCACCAACACATTGAAAGTGAATGTGCGGGTCATCGCGGCCACCAATCGCGATCTTGCCGCCGAGGTGCAGCGCGGCGCGTTTCGCGCGGATTTGTACTATCGCTTGAATATCTTTCCCATCCGCCTGCCGCCGCTGCGCGAGCGCCGGGAGGATATTCCGCTGCTGGCGAATTACTATGTGCAGGAGTTCGCGCGGCGTCTGGGCAAGCGCATCAATCGCATCAATGCCGAGGCCATTGAGAAACTGTCGCGCTATGACTGGCCCGGCAACGTGCGCGAACTGGCCAACGTGTTGGAGCGCGCCGTGATTCTCTGCGCGGGGCGGGTGTTACAGGCCGAGCATCTCGGCCGCCTCGATAATCGCGCACCCGCGGCAGATGAGTTTCTCACGCTCGAGGAAGTCGAGCGCCGCCATATTCTGCAAGCCTTCGAACGCAGCGGCGGCGTGCTGGCCGGACGGCACGGTGCCGCCGAACTGCTCGGCCTGCATCGCTCTACGTTGTGGTCGCGCATGAAGAAGTTGGGGATCACGCTGCCGAAAACGAATTGATCGGTTGCGGAGGCGTTGGTTTGCCTTATTGCAGGCGAATGCTACTGCGTTACTGCGCTTTTCGTTTGCATGATGCGCTCTTGTCTGCTTGGCCGTGCTGCTAGCATCAGCCCGGCGGCTTCTTCATTGCCGGGCAGACACTGTTTACGTTTTCCAGAAGACACACAACTTTTCGCCATGTAAAGATTGCGCCAGCCGCGCCGGTGCGTGCCGGCGTTTTTCTTTTTGGGGCATGCACTGCGGCCTCTGCATTCACACCGGTGCGCGCCGATTGCATTTCTCAAATATCAGCACGCTACCGGTATTTCGGCACTCGCCGCCAAAAGGTGAAAGCTGACGACGGTGTTGCCCGCCTGCCTAACTCCGGCGCATTCGTTCACTTGCACAAGATGCACGCGCGGCGTTCGCGCCTGGCACGCGGTTGGTATATATCGCAGGCACAACTGCGAAGTGAGCAAGAACAACATTCACGCAAAGAAAAAGACGACAACCATGATGGCTGCCCCAAGCGAAGTTGAATTCAAGACGAAGCCGTCAGCGCGGCCGGCAGTGCTGCACTTCCCAGCGGCACGGCCGCGCGTGGAGGCGATCGACTGGCTGCGCGGGCTGGTGATGGTGATCATGGTGCTGGATCACACCCGTGATTTTCTGGGCACCAGCAGCGTGAATCCGCGCGACGTGCATGAGCCGCTCCTGTTTCTTACCCGCTGGATCACCCATTTCTGTGCGCCGGTGTTTGTTTTTCTCGCGGGAGTCTCCGCGTTTCTTTATGGCAATCGGGGCCGCAGCAAGAGTGAAATCAGCCGCTTCCTGTTGACCCGCGGACTTTGGTTGATCTTCATCGAACTGACGGTTATGCGCTGCGCGTGGACGTTCAACGTGCAACCGGAGGTGATCTTCTTGCAAGTCCTTTGGGCGATCGGCGTGGCGATGGTCGTGCTCGCCGGCCTGGTGCATTTCCCGCGCCCGGTGATTGCCGGTCTCGCGCTCACCATGATTGCCGGGCACCATCTGCTCGATGGCATCCGTGCCGAAAGTTTCGGTAGCGCCAACTGGCTGTGGTTGCTGCTGCACGAACCCGGCTTTGTGCCCTTGAATCAAGACGTGACGGTCTTCGTGCTCTATCCGCTGATCCCCTGGATCGGCGTTTTGGCGGCAGGTTATGCCTGCGGTCCGATCATGCTGCTGGCGACGGGACCGCGGCGCCGCCGCCTGCTCGGCCTCGGCTTGGCGCTGATCGTTTTGTTTATCGTGCTGCGAGCCGCCAATGTCTACGGTGATCCGGCAATTTGGACGCCGCAGCGCAACGGGCTGGCGACCATACTCGCTTTTATCAACTGCGAAAAGTATCCGCCCTCGCTGTTGTTCCTGGCAATGACCCTCGGCCCGGCATTGACCGCGCTGGCACTTTTCGATGAAGCCAAAAGCAGGCTGGCCAAAATGATGGTGACCATCGGGCGGGTGCCGTTTCTGTACTATGTCGTGCATGTGTTTCTCATTCACACGTTGGCGGTCGTGCTCGCGCATTTTTCCCTCGGTGAATCGGCCTGGCTGTTCACCGGCCTGCCGCCACTGGCCAAGCCGGAGAATTACGGTCTCAGTCTGCCGGTGATCTATGCCGCCTGGCTCGGCATTGTCGGCATGCTCTATCCATTGTGCCATTGGTTTGCGCAAGTCAAGCAGCGCCGCAGAGACTGGTGGCTGAGTTATTTGTGAGATCGAAGGAGAGGACACGCGCAATGCGAGTGCGGCAATGCTGCGTTCCCGAATTTTCCGCTCGCGGATGGCTGCGCGCACCACAGTGGACAAGCGAATTTTTGTGGGTTTGATCGTTCCTGCCAATCAATCATCAACCTTTATCAACAGGAGATGCTTTATGTCTGGTAGAAAAATTATGGCGGTCGCCGCCGCCGCTTTGCTGGTCTGGGCGGGCGCCGGTCGGCCGCAGCCAGCGCCGGCTACCGTTGATGCCGTGACGTATTGGAATCGCATCGCGACCGACGCGACAGTCGCAGTGGAAATGGATCCGCTTGCCGAATCGCGCCTGTTCGCGATCCTGCATCTCGCCATTCATGATGCGCTCAATGCCATCGATCGGCGTTATGAAACCTATGCGGCAGCGGTGCCTGCGGGTGCCGGCGCGACCGCCGAAGCAGCGGTGGCTGCGGCTGCCCACGCCGTCTTGACCGAGCTGTTTCCGGCGGCGAAACCGACTTTCGATGCAGCCTATGCCGAGGCGCTGCGGCCGTTGCGCAACGACGAAGCCAAGAAGCGCGGACTCTCCGTAGGCAGCAAAGCCGCCGCTGCCATGCTTGCGCTGCGCAGGAATGATGGCGCCAGTCGTACGGTGGAGCGCGCAGCCGGCACGCAACCCGGCGAGTATCGCCCGACTCCGCCGGACTACACGCCGGCGAAATTCGCGCAGTGGCCGGGGATCACGCCTTTTGTATTGAAGTCCGCGGCGCAATTCCGGCCGGCACCGCCGCCCGTCGTCGACAGTGAGGTTGCGCTGGCTGACATCGCGGAAGTCAAGGCCATCGGCGCACAAGTGAGTCCCACGCGCAGCGAAGAGCAAAGCGAAATCGCGCGCTTCTGGTACGAAAACTCCACGCAGGGGTGGAATCGCATCAGCCGCGAAATCGCGATGAGTCGCAAGTTGTCGCTTTGGGAAAGCGCCCGCTTCTTCGCGCTGGTGAATCTCGCCATGGCCGATGGTTTCATCGGCGGGTTTGAGGCGAAATATCACTACTACTATTGGCGGCCGGCTACCGCGATTCGCGCCGCCGGTGACAGCACATGGGAAAGCTATCTGTGGACGCCGCCGGTTCCGGATTATCCCTCCACGCACACGGTGCTGGGCGCGGCCGCAGCCACGGTGATGGCGCGCTTCTGCGAAACCGACTTCGTCAGCTTCCAGTCGGCGAGCGGCGTGCCCTATCCCGGCCTCACCCGCAAGTTTTGGAGTTTCTCGGAGGCCGCGCGTGAAAACGGCGCCTCGCGCGTGCTGGCAGGCATTCACTTCACCTCTGCGGTCAACGCCGGCTATGTGCAAGGCGAGCAGATTGGAGCATGGGTCTTTGCGCATGCCTTGCGGCCGGTGCGCACGGCGCCGAGCCGCGCTGGTGCCACGACTTCGTTGCAGTAGAGCACAGCAACGCAGCGCCAGCAAGCGAGCGCTGCACCGCCGAGATCCGGTCTCGGCAGTGCAGCGTTATTTGCATTGATCCGAGCAAGGAGAACATCATGGCGATTCGTCGGGCCGCAGCGATCTGGCCGGCTCCCCGGTACGCGGCGAAAATGATCAGAAAACGGAAATTGCAGGCGGCTGCCGCGCGCCGGAGCAATCCGGCAAGCGCATGGCATGCAGTCGTGAGAAAGACAGCGGCAGGATCGTTTTTGCAGAATGACAAGAATTCTATGGGAAATGAGCCCGACTTCTCAAAGCCGGACTGGCTGCTGCAAACCGAGAGCATTCTCGACGCGATGAACGAAGGAGTTGCCGTGCTCGAAGCCGGCCGTGTCTTGTTCGTCAATGAAGCGTTGCTGCGCATGACCGGATTCCAACCGCAGGAAATGATCGGCCGCGCCAGCACCGATTTTTTTGCGCCGGAAGATTTGCCTTTCATTCAACAACAGATCGAGCAGCGGCAACGCAACGGGCACATTCGGTTTGAATACGACCTGCGCGGCAAGTCCGGCGCGCGCGTGCCGGCCATTATCAGCAGCCGTACCTTCCACACGGCGGAGCAACGCCAGTTCGCCATCGTCACCTGCGCGGATATTCGCGAGCAAAAGTCTGCCGAGGCAAGATTGCGCCAGGCCATCCTGCAACTGCAGGAGAGTGAAGCGCGCAAGGATGCGATGTTGAGATCCGCGTTGGATTGCATCATCACCATCGATCACCACGGGAAGATCATCGAATTCAATCCGGCAGCGGAAAAGACGTTTGGCTATGAACGCGGGCAGGTCCTCGGCGCCGAATTGGCGGCAACCATTGTTCCGCCGGCTTTGCGCGAAGCGCACCGGCGCGGGATGGCGCATTATCTGGCCACCGGCCAGGGCCCGGTGCTGGGCAGGCGCATTCAGATTACCGGAATGCGCGCGGACGGATCAGAGTTTCCCGTCGAGCTGGCGATCGTTCCGATTCATTTGGGCGAGCATCCGATCTTCACCGCCTACCTGCGCGACATCACTGAGCCGACGCGCGCGGAGAAAGAGCTGCGCGAAGCAAAGGAGGCGGCAGAAGCGGCGAATCAGGCCAAAACCGAATTGCTGGCGGAGCTGAAAGCAAGGCACGATGAGCTGGCAGTCACATTGCAGCAGCTTCAGATCATCCAGAACAAATTGGAGGCCGAAAACGCGCGCAAAGCCCGCGAGCTGGAAGAAGCGCGCCGGCTGCAGCTTGCGCTGTTGCCCAGAACCATTCCCAAACTGCCGTATCTTGAAATTGGCGTGTTCATGCAAACCGCCACCGAAGTGGGCGGCGACTATTATGACTTCAATGTGAATTCCGGAGGCGGGCTGACGGTCGCAATCGGGGATGCGACCGGCCATGGCTTGCAGGCCGGAACGATTGTCGCTTCCACCAAAAGCCTGTTCAAAGCTTTGGTGGATGAACCGGCGCCGGCGCGAATCTTGAAGAAAATGTCGCGCGCCCTGAAATCGATGGGCTTTCGCAAGATGTTCATGGGAATGACCTTGGCAAAATTCGACCGGCAGCGCCTGATTCTCTCCGCGGCCGGCATGCCTTCTACGCTGGTGCACCGCGCTGCGACCGGCATGACCGAAGAAATCGTCTTGAAAGCCATGCCGCTGGGCAGTTTTTCCAATTTCAAGTATCAACAAAGGACGTTGAAACTGCAGCCCGGCGATACCGTGCTGTTCATGAGTGACGGCTTGTACGAAACATTCAACACACAAGAGGAAATGCTGGGAGAAAGCCGAATGATCAAGCTGTTTGCCGAGGTCGCGCATCAAAAGCCCTGCAAGATCGTTCGGCATCTGGCGCGGGCAGCCAAGTCCTGGGCCGGCGCGCGGGCCTTGCACGATGACATGACGATTGTCGCAGTACAGATGAAATAGCGATGGCTACTATGACGCCAATCTCGTAGTCTGTTACCTTGAAATGTATCGCCGCCGCCAACGTCATCCAGCAAGGATCCGGTGAAGATT
The window above is part of the bacterium genome. Proteins encoded here:
- a CDS encoding T9SS type A sorting domain-containing protein, whose amino-acid sequence is MCLCKKQITVRRTAAAPAGALVLLLAGGLPPLLAQAESVTWRFLGLRGKTVQQLRLHDQHLYAATITGLYRKDLRVADTSWTPIGLQGKRARALLIFDTDTLLASTQFDTVSLYRTTDAGATWSSYQNGFGGEYAESVLAIERHAQQPHILFATGATVVARSRDRGESWQISHGSWGGLATGVNFITIDANDPQIIWVGGQNSIEEAFLWKSEDAGASWREWPRIVDEVSTGKTVVIHPQDSKTVYAGLESYILKTTDGGETWEEILAEDGRFFFGLAINPGRPERIYTASWFKTSDPQPLIVYLSDDAGESWREVHEKTAQFGGVWDLLHVNEGMTDRLYLGLDKGGVYEFVADLATEVDDDPTIISTFKLEQNYPNPLNPETVIAFSLPKTELARLKIYDALGREVATLTNHVMAAGEHQIRWRSNGLASGVYFYRLQAGNLAAVKKMIILQ
- a CDS encoding class I SAM-dependent methyltransferase, translating into MKEIDYNSIAEIYDLYVTADYDIPFFLSEIKPVQGPILELMAGTGRLSLPLIEAGAKLTCVDSSSAMLDVLSRKLQQRGLRAEVVCADVCQLSLPARFELAILPFQAFMEIIGEENQRAALAAVCKCLAPGGRFICTLHHPAIRRKQVDGLLHFVGHFPTKDGTLVVSGFEQGGNPVVSRQQFFEFFDGDGRLREKRLLQMKFAFVEKGDFEQMAQSAGFRIVQLYGSYDRAQFDPAQSPVMIWVLEK
- a CDS encoding GNAT family N-acetyltransferase, translated to MPRIFATQFLRQLASFQSKTSRSSKIDGKLDQTHRREAAPVRRLPTAQVQHAVSVLCDAFHDYPVMRYVIGPVDGDYDRRLHTLVSFFVMARVWREEPILGISDGEELVAAATLTLPGKRQPPAEFARLRASVWRELGEAARQRYEAFSAATQAFDPGRPHHHLSMIGVRQSHLGRGLARQLLAAVHAMSEEDPASQGVALTTENARNVSLYEHFGYRVVGHARVAARLETWGFFRPRGETEGRRSAPRGK
- a CDS encoding sigma 54-interacting transcriptional regulator, encoding METMALRAAELSAANADLRREISERIKAEQALRASEERLRAITNALPDLLFVLDEDGRYLDVLTAEENLLYTPAERLKGRLLHEVFPEPQASRFWECVRTTIATDRSQVLEYELEVPAGRRWFEGRTAPLRRSLNGKQSIVFVARDITDRKRAEELQTQNLYLREEIRKEFNFGPVVGESPAMQSVFRCAEMVAATDATVLLLGETGTGKELMARAIHHLSNRKDHIMVKVNCGALPASLVESELFGHEKGAFTGATALRRGRFELAHQGAIFLDEIGELPLDTQVKLLRVLQEQEFERVGGTNTLKVNVRVIAATNRDLAAEVQRGAFRADLYYRLNIFPIRLPPLRERREDIPLLANYYVQEFARRLGKRINRINAEAIEKLSRYDWPGNVRELANVLERAVILCAGRVLQAEHLGRLDNRAPAADEFLTLEEVERRHILQAFERSGGVLAGRHGAAELLGLHRSTLWSRMKKLGITLPKTN
- a CDS encoding heparan-alpha-glucosaminide N-acetyltransferase domain-containing protein — protein: MMAAPSEVEFKTKPSARPAVLHFPAARPRVEAIDWLRGLVMVIMVLDHTRDFLGTSSVNPRDVHEPLLFLTRWITHFCAPVFVFLAGVSAFLYGNRGRSKSEISRFLLTRGLWLIFIELTVMRCAWTFNVQPEVIFLQVLWAIGVAMVVLAGLVHFPRPVIAGLALTMIAGHHLLDGIRAESFGSANWLWLLLHEPGFVPLNQDVTVFVLYPLIPWIGVLAAGYACGPIMLLATGPRRRRLLGLGLALIVLFIVLRAANVYGDPAIWTPQRNGLATILAFINCEKYPPSLLFLAMTLGPALTALALFDEAKSRLAKMMVTIGRVPFLYYVVHVFLIHTLAVVLAHFSLGESAWLFTGLPPLAKPENYGLSLPVIYAAWLGIVGMLYPLCHWFAQVKQRRRDWWLSYL
- a CDS encoding vanadium-dependent haloperoxidase; this translates as MSGRKIMAVAAAALLVWAGAGRPQPAPATVDAVTYWNRIATDATVAVEMDPLAESRLFAILHLAIHDALNAIDRRYETYAAAVPAGAGATAEAAVAAAAHAVLTELFPAAKPTFDAAYAEALRPLRNDEAKKRGLSVGSKAAAAMLALRRNDGASRTVERAAGTQPGEYRPTPPDYTPAKFAQWPGITPFVLKSAAQFRPAPPPVVDSEVALADIAEVKAIGAQVSPTRSEEQSEIARFWYENSTQGWNRISREIAMSRKLSLWESARFFALVNLAMADGFIGGFEAKYHYYYWRPATAIRAAGDSTWESYLWTPPVPDYPSTHTVLGAAAATVMARFCETDFVSFQSASGVPYPGLTRKFWSFSEAARENGASRVLAGIHFTSAVNAGYVQGEQIGAWVFAHALRPVRTAPSRAGATTSLQ
- a CDS encoding PAS domain S-box protein → MGNEPDFSKPDWLLQTESILDAMNEGVAVLEAGRVLFVNEALLRMTGFQPQEMIGRASTDFFAPEDLPFIQQQIEQRQRNGHIRFEYDLRGKSGARVPAIISSRTFHTAEQRQFAIVTCADIREQKSAEARLRQAILQLQESEARKDAMLRSALDCIITIDHHGKIIEFNPAAEKTFGYERGQVLGAELAATIVPPALREAHRRGMAHYLATGQGPVLGRRIQITGMRADGSEFPVELAIVPIHLGEHPIFTAYLRDITEPTRAEKELREAKEAAEAANQAKTELLAELKARHDELAVTLQQLQIIQNKLEAENARKARELEEARRLQLALLPRTIPKLPYLEIGVFMQTATEVGGDYYDFNVNSGGGLTVAIGDATGHGLQAGTIVASTKSLFKALVDEPAPARILKKMSRALKSMGFRKMFMGMTLAKFDRQRLILSAAGMPSTLVHRAATGMTEEIVLKAMPLGSFSNFKYQQRTLKLQPGDTVLFMSDGLYETFNTQEEMLGESRMIKLFAEVAHQKPCKIVRHLARAAKSWAGARALHDDMTIVAVQMK